The Echinicola rosea genome has a segment encoding these proteins:
- a CDS encoding OmpA family protein: MKKLLLSTLMAGALAVGANAQDDFNKWSIDVNGGFNKPMTPMSPGYYSPSLNLGHADVGVRYMFNEKFGAKVDYGFGKYQNADETPSFETNYYRVNLQGVANLARVFNFETWTNTVGLLTHFGAGFGRVTPQENEWADFKDDTYNFIFGFTPQVRLGNRVSLNGDISMLIAGRQNVATDGHTSINPGDPGFYGANAVSWTGTLGLSFYLGGNDVHADWYVRQSQYATKDELESQIGEIKDMLKDSDGDGVPDYLDKEPNTPAGARVDSHGRTLDSDGDGIPDHSDDCAFVPGPASNNGCPVEEVDETDFFKKAINEGYVNVYYAFDSAKPLGYSSSSVSYVSNFLKRNPGVNVEIKGYADEIGPDDYNMKLSEKRAKAVYDLLVAAGIDSSRISYKGYGEDTSVDKQSADARQLARRASFEVQ; the protein is encoded by the coding sequence ATGAAAAAATTATTACTATCAACATTAATGGCTGGAGCGTTAGCAGTTGGAGCTAACGCCCAAGATGACTTCAACAAGTGGTCAATCGATGTCAATGGTGGGTTCAATAAACCTATGACTCCCATGTCACCAGGTTATTATTCCCCTTCCTTGAACCTTGGACATGCTGACGTAGGTGTTAGATACATGTTCAATGAGAAATTCGGTGCGAAAGTGGATTATGGTTTTGGTAAATATCAAAACGCTGATGAAACGCCATCTTTCGAAACAAATTACTACAGAGTTAACCTTCAAGGTGTTGCCAACCTTGCCAGAGTTTTTAACTTCGAGACTTGGACGAACACAGTTGGTCTATTGACGCACTTTGGTGCTGGTTTCGGAAGAGTAACTCCTCAAGAAAACGAATGGGCTGACTTCAAAGACGATACGTATAACTTCATCTTTGGCTTCACTCCACAAGTTCGACTTGGCAACAGAGTTTCCCTGAATGGTGACATCAGCATGTTGATCGCAGGCCGTCAAAATGTCGCCACCGATGGACATACTTCTATCAACCCTGGCGATCCTGGCTTCTACGGTGCCAATGCGGTATCTTGGACTGGTACATTGGGACTTTCTTTCTACCTTGGCGGCAACGATGTTCACGCTGACTGGTATGTAAGACAATCTCAGTATGCTACCAAGGACGAGCTGGAAAGCCAAATCGGTGAGATCAAAGATATGTTGAAAGACTCTGACGGTGATGGTGTACCTGACTACTTGGACAAAGAGCCTAACACTCCTGCTGGTGCAAGAGTTGACTCTCACGGTAGAACACTTGATTCTGACGGTGATGGCATCCCTGACCACTCTGACGACTGTGCTTTTGTTCCAGGTCCTGCATCTAACAATGGATGTCCTGTAGAAGAGGTTGACGAAACTGACTTCTTCAAGAAAGCTATTAACGAAGGCTATGTAAACGTTTACTATGCATTCGACAGTGCTAAGCCACTTGGTTACTCTTCTTCTTCAGTTAGCTATGTATCTAACTTCTTGAAGAGAAATCCAGGTGTAAATGTTGAGATCAAAGGTTATGCTGACGAAATCGGTCCTGACGATTACAACATGAAATTATCTGAGAAAAGAGCTAAAGCTGTTTACGACCTGCTAGTAGCTGCTGGTATTGATTCTTCCAGAATCTCCTACAAAGGATATGGTGAAGATACTAGCGTAGATAAGCAATCTGCAGATGCTCGTCAGCTTGCAAGAAGAGCTTCCTTCGAAGTTCAATAA
- the grpE gene encoding nucleotide exchange factor GrpE, which translates to MLEQDSYSKGDMNKEKLAAEEQLDAQNQEVKNEEGAVNSEEKTEEQPAEEQPAEELSVEEQLKAESQELKEKYLRLYSEFENYRRRTSKERLELIKTASEDVLKDLIPVVDDFERAIKAEEKEAGGEKTLEGSLLIYNKLLKVLEAKGLTAMEDLIGKEFDADTQEAITQIPAPSEDMKGKVIDVVEKGYKLGDKVVRFAKVVIGS; encoded by the coding sequence ATGTTAGAGCAAGATAGTTATTCAAAAGGAGATATGAATAAGGAAAAATTAGCCGCAGAAGAGCAATTAGATGCACAAAACCAAGAAGTGAAAAACGAAGAAGGTGCTGTGAACAGTGAAGAAAAGACTGAGGAACAACCTGCAGAAGAACAACCTGCTGAAGAATTGTCAGTCGAGGAGCAACTTAAAGCAGAAAGCCAGGAATTGAAGGAAAAATATTTAAGGCTTTACTCAGAGTTTGAAAATTACAGGAGGAGGACTTCCAAGGAGCGTCTGGAGTTAATCAAGACAGCTTCTGAGGATGTATTGAAAGACTTGATTCCTGTAGTGGATGATTTTGAAAGAGCTATAAAAGCTGAGGAAAAAGAAGCTGGAGGCGAGAAGACCTTGGAGGGCAGTTTATTGATTTATAATAAACTGTTGAAGGTATTGGAGGCAAAAGGATTGACGGCGATGGAAGATTTGATCGGAAAAGAATTTGATGCCGATACCCAAGAGGCCATTACGCAGATTCCCGCTCCCTCAGAAGATATGAAGGGAAAAGTAATAGATGTGGTGGAAAAAGGCTACAAGCTTGGCGACAAAGTAGTAAGGTTTGCCAAGGTAGTCATTGGATCTTAA
- the sdaAA gene encoding L-serine ammonia-lyase, iron-sulfur-dependent, subunit alpha, which yields MSYLFETFHGWKSYCEEKEVPLYTPVMEYEKEQRSKPEEEVWEGLLNAYHVMKDAVETGLKEEMVSRSGMINNGAKKVYNNPLSVLSPEFQRLISRALAAKEVNSCMGRVVAAPTAGASGILPGTLYTLQEIHGLEDQKVLEGLLVGAGIALIIEQNASLAGAVGGCQAETGSAAAMASGAMVYCLGGNTDQVFNAVAITIQCMLGLVCDPVAGLVEIPCVVRNASAAAIANSSAQIALSDVSGVIPVDECVEAMGEIGASMENKYKETALGGLAATLTGKGIAKKVLIQDIEMLPDEESPD from the coding sequence TGAGTTACCTATTTGAAACTTTTCATGGATGGAAATCATACTGTGAGGAAAAGGAGGTCCCTTTATATACCCCTGTAATGGAGTATGAGAAGGAGCAGAGAAGCAAGCCCGAAGAGGAAGTATGGGAAGGACTGCTCAATGCTTACCATGTGATGAAAGATGCCGTGGAGACAGGCCTCAAGGAGGAGATGGTGTCCCGGTCAGGTATGATCAACAATGGCGCAAAGAAAGTATATAACAATCCATTATCCGTGCTGTCTCCCGAATTCCAACGACTGATCTCAAGAGCATTGGCAGCGAAGGAGGTGAACAGCTGTATGGGGAGGGTTGTAGCAGCACCTACGGCAGGTGCCTCGGGCATTTTACCGGGTACGCTTTACACTTTACAGGAAATCCACGGACTGGAGGATCAGAAGGTCTTAGAGGGACTTTTGGTCGGTGCGGGAATTGCCTTGATCATTGAACAGAATGCGAGCTTGGCTGGAGCCGTGGGAGGCTGTCAGGCAGAGACGGGGTCAGCTGCTGCGATGGCTTCAGGAGCAATGGTCTATTGTTTGGGAGGTAATACAGACCAGGTCTTTAATGCCGTGGCGATTACGATCCAATGTATGTTGGGATTGGTCTGTGATCCTGTTGCGGGACTTGTGGAAATACCTTGTGTGGTGAGAAATGCCAGTGCAGCGGCCATTGCCAATAGTTCTGCACAAATCGCCCTATCGGATGTCAGTGGGGTGATTCCTGTGGATGAATGTGTGGAAGCAATGGGAGAGATAGGTGCCAGTATGGAAAACAAATACAAAGAAACTGCCTTGGGGGGATTGGCCGCTACCCTTACCGGCAAAGGGATTGCAAAGAAAGTGTTGATTCAGGACATCGAAATGTTGCCTGATGAGGAATCACCCGATTAA
- the obgE gene encoding GTPase ObgE, translating to MADSNFIDYVKFCSRSGAGGAGAAHFRREKHVPKGGPDGGDGGRGGHIILRGNSQLWTLLHLKYRKHIIAKNGKGGEGGRRSGKDGEDVVLEVPLGTVAKDAETQEVRFEITADGEEVVLTKGGRGGLGNDHFKTSTNQAPHYAQPGEEGIEEWIILELKLLADVGLVGFPNAGKSTLLSSISAAKPEIGDYPFTTLVPNLGVVSYRDDRSFVMADIPGIIEGASDGRGLGLRFLRHIERNSILLFLVPADADSIKEQYTVLLNELKEYNPELLDKQRILAVSKADMLDDELMEEMSDDLPEGVPSLFISSVSQYNLDKLKDMVYSAIVG from the coding sequence GTGGCAGATTCGAATTTTATAGATTATGTGAAGTTTTGCTCCAGGTCTGGGGCGGGAGGAGCTGGTGCTGCCCACTTCAGAAGAGAGAAGCACGTTCCCAAAGGTGGCCCTGACGGAGGGGATGGAGGAAGAGGCGGGCATATTATCCTCAGGGGAAACTCCCAGCTTTGGACCCTGCTGCACCTTAAATACCGGAAGCACATTATTGCCAAGAACGGCAAGGGCGGCGAAGGTGGCCGCAGGAGCGGCAAGGACGGCGAGGATGTTGTGTTGGAGGTTCCGTTAGGTACGGTGGCCAAAGATGCCGAAACCCAAGAAGTGCGTTTTGAGATCACTGCAGATGGAGAAGAGGTCGTTTTGACCAAAGGAGGCAGGGGCGGTCTCGGCAATGACCACTTTAAGACTTCCACAAATCAGGCTCCCCATTATGCTCAGCCGGGTGAAGAGGGGATAGAGGAATGGATCATCTTGGAGCTTAAGCTATTGGCCGATGTAGGGTTGGTAGGGTTTCCGAATGCGGGTAAGTCCACCTTGCTTTCGAGCATATCCGCCGCCAAGCCAGAGATCGGGGATTATCCTTTTACTACCTTGGTGCCGAATCTGGGAGTGGTGAGCTATCGTGATGACAGGTCATTTGTGATGGCCGACATCCCTGGGATCATCGAGGGAGCGTCTGATGGCCGGGGACTTGGGCTGAGGTTTTTGAGGCACATAGAACGAAATTCCATTTTATTGTTTCTGGTGCCTGCTGACGCAGATAGCATCAAAGAGCAATATACTGTTCTGCTTAATGAACTTAAGGAATACAATCCTGAGTTATTGGACAAGCAAAGAATCTTGGCTGTATCGAAGGCAGACATGCTGGATGATGAATTGATGGAAGAAATGAGTGATGACCTTCCTGAGGGAGTACCAAGTCTCTTCATTTCATCTGTAAGCCAATATAACCTGGACAAGCTGAAAGACATGGTCTATTCGGCGATTGTCGGATGA
- a CDS encoding M20/M25/M40 family metallo-hydrolase, which translates to MPNLDFLFEILEKRGVSGEEHAFSAFIVDYVLKRRSSWKVMPEVFFGEEFHDNIILKFGNPRTAVFAHMDTIGFTSRYENQLVPVGGPDVEDGDALVGEDAMGPIACKVKIQDGDVTHDFPRGIIPGTNLSYAQNISVEDGFIQAAYLDNRLGVYNALRLCEELQDGVIVFSTYEEHGGGSVPFLMKYIYEQWEVKQALISDITWVTEGVRHHEGVAISLRDKFIPRKVFTDKIVRLAEESGVPYQLEVEGAGGSDGREVQMSPYLVDWCFIGAAEDNVHTPYEKVSLKDLESMIQLYKYLMARL; encoded by the coding sequence ATGCCAAACCTTGATTTTCTATTTGAAATCCTCGAAAAAAGAGGGGTTTCTGGAGAGGAACATGCTTTTTCTGCTTTTATAGTTGACTATGTGCTTAAACGTAGAAGCAGCTGGAAGGTTATGCCTGAAGTCTTTTTTGGAGAAGAATTTCATGATAACATTATCTTAAAATTCGGAAATCCGCGTACAGCGGTCTTTGCCCACATGGATACCATTGGCTTTACCAGTCGGTATGAAAATCAGCTCGTCCCGGTAGGAGGTCCAGATGTGGAGGATGGCGATGCCTTGGTCGGAGAGGATGCCATGGGGCCAATTGCCTGTAAAGTGAAGATTCAAGATGGGGACGTTACACATGATTTTCCGAGAGGGATCATCCCTGGCACTAATTTGTCCTATGCACAAAACATTTCCGTGGAGGATGGTTTTATACAAGCAGCTTACTTGGATAATCGATTGGGCGTTTATAATGCACTGCGCTTGTGCGAGGAGCTGCAAGATGGTGTGATCGTTTTCTCTACCTATGAGGAACATGGTGGAGGAAGTGTTCCTTTTTTGATGAAATACATCTATGAGCAGTGGGAAGTGAAGCAGGCTTTGATATCGGATATCACTTGGGTGACAGAAGGGGTCAGGCACCATGAAGGTGTGGCCATATCCCTCAGGGATAAGTTTATCCCAAGGAAAGTATTTACCGATAAAATAGTCCGGCTAGCAGAAGAAAGTGGTGTTCCGTACCAATTGGAAGTGGAGGGTGCTGGGGGAAGTGATGGCCGAGAGGTGCAGATGAGTCCCTATTTAGTGGATTGGTGCTTTATTGGTGCGGCCGAAGATAATGTCCATACACCGTATGAGAAAGTGTCACTAAAAGACCTGGAATCAATGATTCAATTGTACAAATACCTGATGGCTCGCCTATAG
- the hpt gene encoding hypoxanthine phosphoribosyltransferase, with translation MLKVKDKEFEPYLSEERLDVRVKALGRMLSQDYDGKSPLVLGILNGAFMFLSDLMKEVSVPLEVSFIKIASYEAMKSTGNVQELVGLKEDVQDRHIIIVEDIVDTGRSMEHLKGLLQAKSPASIAVVSLLLKPEALLTEVAVDYVGFEIPNKFVVGYGLDYDGYGRNLREIYQLK, from the coding sequence ATGCTAAAGGTAAAAGACAAAGAGTTTGAGCCATACCTGTCAGAGGAGCGGTTGGATGTGCGGGTGAAGGCGCTGGGAAGGATGCTGTCCCAGGATTACGATGGGAAAAGTCCGCTCGTTTTGGGGATTCTGAATGGAGCCTTCATGTTCTTGTCCGATTTGATGAAGGAAGTGTCGGTTCCATTGGAAGTATCCTTTATAAAGATCGCCTCTTATGAAGCGATGAAGTCCACGGGAAATGTTCAGGAGTTGGTGGGGCTTAAGGAGGATGTACAGGATAGGCATATTATCATTGTGGAGGACATCGTGGATACTGGTAGGAGCATGGAGCACCTGAAGGGGTTGTTGCAGGCAAAGTCACCAGCCAGCATAGCAGTCGTCAGTCTATTGCTAAAGCCAGAAGCCTTGTTGACAGAAGTAGCAGTAGATTACGTGGGGTTTGAGATTCCAAACAAATTCGTGGTCGGCTATGGATTGGATTACGATGGTTATGGCCGAAACCTCAGAGAAATATATCAACTAAAATGA
- a CDS encoding calcium/sodium antiporter: MIYALIVIGFLILLAGGKALVDGASAIAAKLGMSPGLIGMTIVAFGTSAPELLVSVTAALKGTSDIAVGNVVGSNISNISLVLGISALIYPIKLNFQILKFDYLFTLFATILFYLLALNNWISLWDGIILFLLLILINWFYFKKSNQLPEEFSTKEAEKAKHEPHLKSIGYIIAGILGLYFGAELLVNNAVTLAKEYGVSERIIGVTIIAIGTSLPELATSVVAARKKETDIALGNILGSNMQNILSIIGVTAIIKPIEVSDLFLSTDFLWMIGFTVLLFPIMRTSYKISRLEGGILLVVYGLYLIFLL, from the coding sequence TTGATTTACGCGTTGATTGTTATAGGCTTTCTCATCCTTTTAGCTGGTGGAAAAGCTTTGGTAGATGGTGCATCAGCCATCGCTGCCAAGTTGGGCATGAGTCCCGGGCTTATTGGAATGACCATCGTGGCATTTGGCACTTCTGCGCCCGAATTGTTGGTCAGCGTCACTGCAGCACTAAAAGGCACAAGTGACATTGCAGTAGGAAACGTAGTAGGCTCCAATATTTCTAACATCTCCTTGGTCCTTGGAATCTCTGCACTGATATACCCTATAAAGCTGAATTTTCAAATTCTTAAATTTGACTACTTGTTCACTTTGTTCGCCACGATCTTATTTTATCTACTGGCATTGAACAATTGGATATCCCTTTGGGATGGCATTATCCTCTTCTTACTATTAATTCTTATCAATTGGTTTTACTTCAAAAAGTCCAATCAGCTTCCTGAGGAATTTTCTACGAAAGAGGCTGAGAAAGCCAAACATGAACCTCATCTAAAATCCATCGGCTATATCATAGCAGGGATTTTGGGACTTTATTTTGGAGCGGAATTACTTGTCAACAATGCCGTGACGCTAGCAAAAGAATATGGTGTTAGCGAACGCATCATAGGCGTAACGATCATTGCGATTGGAACCAGTTTACCTGAACTAGCGACCTCCGTAGTGGCTGCGCGAAAAAAAGAAACCGATATCGCATTAGGAAACATTTTAGGCAGCAATATGCAGAACATTCTTTCCATAATTGGTGTTACTGCTATTATAAAGCCGATTGAAGTAAGTGACCTATTTCTTTCAACAGACTTCCTTTGGATGATTGGTTTTACGGTGTTACTGTTCCCTATCATGAGAACTAGCTATAAAATCAGCCGACTAGAAGGCGGTATTCTACTTGTTGTTTATGGATTGTACCTAATATTTCTCCTGTGA
- a CDS encoding adenylate kinase, translated as MLNIVLFGPPGAGKGTQSEKLIAKYNLEHISTGDLFRKHLGEGTDLGKLARKYMDEGRLVPDEVVIGMVDDKIKTTEGAKGFILDGFPRTVAQAEALDKLLEEKGMGISGMIALEVPEDELKERIRHRGKTSGRVDDQDEEKINTRIKVYKEETLPVASFYEKQGKLSTIHGVGGIDEIFGKICAVIDQY; from the coding sequence ATGCTAAACATCGTATTATTTGGCCCTCCGGGTGCCGGTAAGGGGACGCAAAGTGAAAAGCTTATTGCAAAATATAATTTGGAGCACATTTCTACCGGGGATTTGTTCAGGAAGCACCTAGGTGAAGGGACAGATTTGGGTAAGCTGGCCAGAAAATATATGGATGAGGGCCGGTTGGTGCCTGATGAAGTGGTGATTGGCATGGTGGACGATAAAATCAAAACCACAGAAGGAGCAAAAGGATTTATCTTGGATGGTTTCCCCCGGACGGTGGCACAGGCAGAGGCGCTGGATAAGCTGTTGGAGGAAAAAGGTATGGGTATTTCTGGAATGATAGCGTTAGAAGTGCCTGAGGATGAACTGAAGGAGCGTATCCGTCACAGGGGAAAAACTTCTGGAAGGGTAGATGACCAAGATGAAGAGAAAATCAATACCAGAATAAAAGTGTACAAAGAAGAAACCTTGCCGGTAGCTTCTTTTTATGAAAAGCAAGGGAAGCTTTCGACCATTCATGGTGTGGGAGGAATCGACGAAATTTTCGGTAAAATCTGTGCGGTAATCGATCAGTACTAA
- the upp gene encoding uracil phosphoribosyltransferase: protein MFVLTDQNSIANHYLEGLRDISQQNDRLKFRRNMERLGEILSYELSKSLEYDTHTITTPLADTPSRKLKSSPVIIAILRAAIPFYNGIVNYFDQADSGFIGAFRKEGTTDSEVEIDFSYLAAPEIEGKEIILADPMLATGKSLVTSVQQLLKNGTPKNIHIVAAIAAPEGLEHLKSHLGLPYQLWLGAIDEKLNEKAYIVPGLGDAGDLSFGPKH, encoded by the coding sequence ATGTTTGTACTTACCGACCAAAACTCCATTGCCAACCATTATCTGGAAGGCCTCAGGGACATCTCCCAGCAAAACGACCGCCTAAAATTCCGTAGAAATATGGAGCGTCTGGGAGAGATATTATCGTACGAACTTTCTAAATCCTTAGAATACGACACCCATACGATCACTACACCACTGGCGGACACTCCTTCCCGTAAACTCAAATCTTCCCCGGTGATCATCGCCATCCTTAGAGCTGCAATCCCTTTTTATAATGGAATAGTGAACTATTTTGACCAAGCAGATAGTGGTTTCATCGGCGCGTTCAGAAAGGAAGGCACGACTGATAGCGAAGTAGAGATTGACTTCAGCTACCTGGCCGCTCCAGAAATAGAAGGAAAGGAGATCATTTTGGCAGATCCTATGTTAGCGACAGGAAAATCACTGGTCACCAGTGTCCAGCAGCTATTAAAAAATGGCACCCCTAAAAACATCCACATCGTAGCAGCTATCGCTGCACCTGAAGGTTTGGAGCACCTAAAATCCCACCTCGGCCTCCCCTATCAATTATGGCTTGGTGCCATCGATGAAAAGCTCAATGAAAAAGCCTACATCGTCCCTGGGCTAGGCGACGCTGGTGATTTATCTTTTGGACCAAAACATTAA
- the dnaJ gene encoding molecular chaperone DnaJ translates to MAKRDYYEVLGLSKGAGADEIKKAYRKMALKYHPDKNPGDEEAEEKFKEAAEAYEVLSNPEKKQRYDQFGHQGVSGNGGFGGGGGMNMDDIFSQFGDIFGGGGGFESFFGGGRGGGRRMRKGANLRVKLKVNLKEVANGVEKKIKVKRHVVADGVSFKTCSTCQGSGQVKKVVNTMLGQMVSASACPNCGGTGQIIDKKPDHADARGLILKEEVIPINIPAGVADGIQLSMSGKGNEIPGGVAGDLLIVIEEIEHDILQRDGNNVVYDLYVNFVDAALGAHIEVPTIESKVKIKLEPGTQSGKILRLKGKGIKDLNGFGRGDELIHVNVWTPQQLTKEEKEKLESLRESENFIPAPGKYEKTFFDKMKEFF, encoded by the coding sequence ATGGCAAAGAGAGACTATTATGAAGTATTAGGGCTTTCCAAAGGAGCCGGTGCAGATGAAATCAAAAAGGCCTATCGTAAGATGGCCTTAAAGTATCACCCTGACAAAAACCCCGGAGACGAAGAAGCCGAAGAAAAGTTTAAAGAGGCTGCTGAAGCGTATGAAGTGCTCAGTAACCCCGAGAAAAAGCAGCGCTATGACCAGTTTGGCCACCAAGGCGTAAGTGGTAATGGCGGCTTTGGCGGCGGTGGAGGTATGAACATGGATGATATCTTCTCGCAGTTTGGAGACATCTTCGGTGGTGGTGGAGGCTTTGAATCCTTCTTTGGCGGTGGTCGTGGAGGCGGTCGCCGCATGCGAAAAGGAGCGAATCTCCGCGTAAAGCTGAAAGTCAATCTAAAAGAAGTCGCCAATGGCGTAGAGAAAAAGATCAAGGTAAAGCGCCATGTGGTAGCAGACGGCGTGTCTTTTAAAACATGCTCGACTTGTCAAGGTTCTGGTCAGGTGAAAAAGGTAGTCAATACCATGCTCGGCCAGATGGTGTCGGCAAGTGCTTGTCCTAACTGCGGTGGCACTGGTCAGATCATTGACAAAAAGCCAGACCATGCAGATGCCAGAGGATTGATCCTTAAGGAGGAAGTCATTCCGATAAACATTCCTGCAGGGGTGGCCGACGGTATACAGCTCAGCATGTCTGGTAAAGGAAATGAAATTCCAGGTGGAGTAGCCGGTGATTTGCTGATCGTGATCGAAGAAATTGAGCATGACATTCTACAGCGAGATGGTAATAACGTAGTCTATGACCTGTATGTGAATTTTGTGGATGCGGCATTGGGAGCGCACATAGAAGTGCCTACCATCGAAAGCAAAGTGAAGATCAAGCTCGAACCCGGTACCCAAAGCGGCAAGATCCTTCGCCTCAAAGGCAAGGGCATCAAAGACCTCAATGGGTTTGGCCGAGGTGACGAGCTCATCCATGTAAATGTTTGGACACCGCAGCAACTTACCAAAGAAGAAAAAGAAAAGTTGGAATCCTTAAGGGAATCGGAGAATTTTATTCCCGCTCCAGGGAAATATGAAAAGACATTCTTCGATAAAATGAAGGAATTCTTTTAA